One Actinoplanes missouriensis 431 DNA segment encodes these proteins:
- a CDS encoding effector-associated constant component EACC1 encodes MTLRVEIFADPDTLRAVERELRSDADLRGTRLSRIDAPIKPGEMGFVPDALQWVTDNNTLLAALAGAVAGWLGRQRQPTRVRVRLGEREIELESDRVKDADATAEELLRKLRDDDTDV; translated from the coding sequence ATGACGCTGCGCGTGGAGATTTTCGCGGACCCGGACACCCTGCGGGCTGTGGAGCGCGAGTTGCGCTCCGACGCCGATCTCCGGGGTACGCGTCTGAGCCGCATCGATGCGCCGATCAAGCCTGGTGAGATGGGCTTCGTCCCGGACGCGCTGCAGTGGGTGACCGACAACAACACGCTGCTGGCGGCACTCGCCGGAGCGGTGGCGGGGTGGCTCGGCCGGCAGCGGCAGCCGACCCGCGTCCGGGTGAGACTGGGGGAGCGGGAGATCGAGCTGGAGTCCGATCGAGTGAAGGACGCGGACGCGACCGCGGAAGAGTTGCTGCGCAAACTGCGGGACGACGACACCGATGTTTGA
- a CDS encoding Xaa-Pro dipeptidyl-peptidase, with the protein MRIVLAVLLALVGAPVLTAAPANAAAPGTQPIYDYASAIREQVWVQTTVDSDADGKPDRVAVRIIRPDAPVKVPAIFQASPYYAGLNDVPNHDDIDRDGGLTVGSARTADRAQNITFAGYLDNYFVPRGYAVVFADSLGTGGSDGCPTSGGRNETLGAKAVIDWLNGRAPAFDAAGQPVAASWSTGRTGMIGVSYNGTLPNAVATTGVKGLETIVPIAAISSWYDYYRANGGVVAPGGFQGEDTDVLAKAVLTRANPEVCAEAMNYLEKAQDRQTGDYSAFWAERDYLRDVNKVRASVFLVHGLHDDNVRTLQAGQWWDALSARGVPRKIWLHQAAHTDPFNVRRQQWLTTLQRWFDTWLYKIDTGVMREPIADVETAPGVWQTSARWPLPGLSQSLRLGDGTLGGGWSHAAQSFVDDPSRTAEDLAATAGPDPNRLAYLSSPLSRQTRLTGTPTVTVRASLTGDSPYLTALLVDYGVADRYAGLRTLTTQDCIGPGIEGDPGCFNQREYVTASTPFEIVTRGWLDVRNRFSPARTVPITAGREYTFHWDLQTTDHVFAAGHRIGLVLISTERDHTLRYPAGTVVSVRPSLSGLQVRLS; encoded by the coding sequence ATGCGCATCGTCTTGGCGGTTCTGCTGGCCCTCGTGGGCGCTCCCGTGCTCACCGCGGCGCCCGCGAACGCCGCCGCTCCGGGCACTCAGCCGATCTACGACTACGCCTCCGCGATCCGCGAGCAGGTGTGGGTGCAGACCACCGTCGACAGCGACGCCGACGGCAAGCCGGACCGGGTCGCGGTGCGCATCATCCGGCCGGACGCGCCGGTCAAGGTGCCGGCGATCTTCCAGGCCAGCCCGTACTACGCCGGCCTCAACGACGTGCCGAACCACGACGACATCGACCGCGACGGCGGCCTCACCGTCGGCTCGGCGCGGACCGCCGACCGGGCGCAGAACATCACCTTCGCCGGGTACCTGGACAACTACTTCGTGCCGCGCGGCTACGCGGTGGTCTTCGCCGACAGCCTCGGCACCGGCGGCTCGGACGGCTGCCCCACCTCCGGCGGGCGCAACGAGACGCTCGGCGCGAAAGCCGTGATCGACTGGCTGAACGGGCGGGCGCCGGCGTTCGACGCGGCGGGACAGCCCGTCGCGGCGAGCTGGTCCACCGGCCGTACCGGAATGATCGGCGTCTCCTACAACGGCACGCTGCCGAACGCGGTCGCCACCACCGGCGTGAAGGGGCTGGAGACGATCGTCCCGATCGCCGCGATCTCCTCCTGGTACGACTACTACCGGGCCAACGGCGGGGTGGTCGCGCCCGGCGGCTTCCAGGGCGAGGACACCGACGTGCTGGCGAAAGCGGTGCTGACACGGGCCAACCCGGAAGTCTGCGCCGAAGCGATGAATTATCTGGAGAAAGCGCAGGATCGCCAGACCGGTGACTACAGCGCGTTCTGGGCGGAACGTGATTACCTGCGCGACGTGAACAAAGTGCGGGCCAGCGTATTCCTCGTGCACGGCCTGCACGACGACAACGTGCGCACGCTGCAGGCCGGCCAGTGGTGGGACGCGCTGTCCGCGCGCGGTGTGCCGCGCAAGATCTGGTTGCACCAGGCCGCGCACACCGACCCCTTCAACGTAAGGCGGCAGCAGTGGCTCACCACCCTCCAGCGGTGGTTCGACACGTGGCTGTACAAGATCGACACGGGCGTCATGCGGGAGCCGATCGCGGACGTGGAGACCGCGCCCGGCGTCTGGCAGACCTCGGCCCGCTGGCCCCTGCCCGGCCTGTCCCAGTCGCTGCGGCTCGGTGACGGCACGCTCGGCGGCGGCTGGTCCCACGCGGCCCAGTCGTTCGTGGACGACCCGTCCCGGACCGCCGAGGATCTCGCCGCGACGGCCGGCCCCGACCCGAACCGCCTCGCCTACCTGTCGTCGCCGCTGTCCCGGCAGACCCGGCTCACCGGCACACCGACGGTCACCGTGCGTGCCTCGCTGACCGGCGACTCGCCGTACCTGACCGCCCTGCTCGTCGACTACGGGGTCGCCGACCGGTACGCCGGCCTGCGCACCCTGACCACCCAGGACTGCATCGGCCCCGGCATCGAGGGCGATCCGGGCTGCTTCAACCAGCGTGAGTACGTCACCGCGTCGACCCCGTTCGAGATCGTCACGCGCGGCTGGCTGGACGTCCGGAACCGGTTCTCGCCCGCCCGCACCGTGCCGATCACGGCGGGCCGGGAGTACACCTTCCACTGGGACCTCCAGACCACCGACCACGTCTTCGCCGCCGGGCACCGGATCGGCCTCGTCCTGATCTCCACCGAACGCGACCACACCCTGCGGTACCCGGCCGGCACGGTGGTCAGCGTGCGACCCAGCCTCTCCGGTCTGCAGGTGCGCTTGAGCTGA
- a CDS encoding NACHT domain-containing protein — protein sequence MAQGLSYNDALKLLGGSGPLAKAADNVLGGALSVATAGGSDAAISLFDAKTEVVRLGRLVTQKITDLVRGQSRYNRSQRLHAAHSVLVVTAFFETLDTDQSRDDQLAAVASAPGTWIEQLLTATIPAPGPDVPFDALLTRLRDWFTRHADDRIAGAALARYQEHVRALMTEVPEFAIWMRQQEDRAVSRGLEALEATLLRVTSHRDPVRHRAALALTYRAGLGSPVLGGDSGDLTLPSLGTAYLDPRFRVKPGGPGARPAEDGWWDTAVRDDFAELLAVYLTTPQAAVAPMLLLGQPGAGKSALTRILAARLPAADYLVVRVVLREVPAESPIQDQVEAALRSAIGETVAWADLAGDAGGAMPVILLDGFDELLQATGVHQSDYLQRVAEFQQREAVLGRPVAVMVTSRVAVADRARMPAGSLAVRLEPFAEPQLERWVATWNHANAAYWEVTGRRPLTLDVLKRYPDLAGQPLLLLMLAIYDADANALQRDGDELGAGELYERLLHSFAEREVRRIHAGRPDSSLPELIEDELLRLSVVAFAMFHRGRLWVTTAELDNDLAGLGLRPRRETGEGFRSPLTAGQEVVGRFFFIQRAQARQDDQTLQTYEFLHATFGEYLVARLVVQALADAAARAKARTLSLGAGTEDDLLQSLLGYTPLSARATVLPFVAELLTRHPDVGEWLIGRLRVAVTRPAYQPRSYQPIEKRVDYWMSTYSFNLALLVLAAGHEVRASELFRYAKRPATWLRDTALQWRAAVPANMFLEAMKSVGVIRTWTGDGRRDLVLTGTPHEVAPPVEILWSQDYGMVRDSGVTRHDLPLKDALTSMDLSGALSDDLLRHALQPLLDRMPEAVEWVVTDAEGRSVSMAHLLIEVLLASAMEKDPDALRSIRERALTLARSAEFGFLADHLRGPEE from the coding sequence GTGGCTCAGGGTCTGTCCTACAACGATGCGCTCAAACTGCTCGGCGGCTCCGGCCCGCTCGCGAAAGCCGCCGACAACGTGCTGGGCGGCGCGCTCTCCGTCGCCACGGCCGGCGGCAGCGACGCGGCGATCAGCCTCTTCGACGCGAAGACCGAGGTGGTCCGGCTGGGACGCCTGGTCACCCAGAAAATCACCGATCTGGTACGGGGCCAGAGCCGCTACAACCGCAGCCAGCGCCTCCACGCCGCGCACAGCGTCCTGGTCGTCACCGCCTTCTTCGAGACTCTCGACACCGACCAGAGCCGGGACGACCAGCTGGCCGCGGTGGCGTCCGCACCGGGCACCTGGATCGAGCAGCTCCTCACCGCCACGATCCCGGCACCCGGCCCGGACGTCCCCTTCGACGCCCTGCTCACCCGGCTGCGGGACTGGTTCACCCGGCACGCCGACGACCGGATCGCCGGCGCGGCTCTCGCCCGCTACCAGGAGCACGTCCGTGCCCTGATGACCGAGGTCCCGGAGTTCGCGATCTGGATGCGCCAGCAGGAGGACCGGGCCGTCTCCCGCGGGCTGGAGGCGCTGGAGGCCACCCTGCTGCGGGTCACCTCGCACCGCGACCCGGTCCGCCACCGCGCGGCGCTGGCTCTCACCTACCGCGCCGGCCTGGGCAGCCCGGTCCTCGGCGGGGACTCGGGCGACCTGACTCTGCCGAGCCTCGGTACCGCGTACCTGGATCCGCGCTTCCGGGTGAAACCCGGCGGTCCCGGCGCCCGGCCGGCGGAGGACGGCTGGTGGGACACCGCTGTGCGCGACGATTTCGCCGAACTCCTCGCGGTGTACCTGACGACGCCGCAGGCCGCCGTCGCTCCGATGCTGCTGCTCGGCCAGCCCGGCGCCGGCAAGAGCGCGCTCACCCGGATCCTCGCGGCGCGTCTGCCCGCCGCCGACTATCTCGTGGTCCGGGTGGTGCTGCGCGAGGTGCCCGCCGAGTCCCCGATCCAGGACCAGGTCGAGGCGGCGCTGCGCAGCGCCATCGGCGAGACCGTGGCCTGGGCGGATCTCGCCGGCGACGCGGGCGGCGCGATGCCGGTGATCCTGCTCGACGGTTTCGACGAGCTGCTGCAGGCCACCGGCGTGCACCAGTCGGACTATCTGCAGCGGGTCGCCGAGTTCCAGCAGCGCGAGGCGGTGCTCGGCCGCCCGGTCGCGGTGATGGTGACCAGCCGGGTCGCGGTCGCCGACCGGGCGCGGATGCCGGCCGGCAGTCTCGCGGTCCGCCTGGAGCCGTTCGCCGAGCCGCAACTCGAGCGCTGGGTCGCCACCTGGAACCACGCCAACGCCGCGTACTGGGAGGTGACCGGCCGCCGCCCGCTCACCCTCGACGTGCTGAAACGCTATCCGGACCTGGCCGGGCAGCCGCTGCTGCTGCTGATGCTGGCGATCTACGACGCGGACGCCAACGCGCTGCAGCGGGACGGCGACGAACTGGGCGCCGGTGAGCTCTACGAGCGCCTGCTGCACTCGTTCGCCGAGCGGGAGGTCCGCCGGATTCACGCCGGGCGCCCGGACTCCTCGCTGCCCGAGCTGATCGAGGACGAGCTGCTGCGTCTCTCCGTGGTGGCGTTCGCGATGTTCCACCGCGGGCGCCTCTGGGTGACGACCGCCGAGCTGGACAACGACCTCGCCGGGCTCGGGCTGCGGCCCCGGCGGGAGACCGGCGAGGGGTTCCGCAGCCCGCTCACCGCGGGCCAGGAGGTGGTCGGGCGCTTCTTCTTCATCCAGCGCGCGCAGGCCCGTCAAGACGATCAAACCCTGCAGACGTACGAGTTCCTGCACGCCACTTTCGGTGAATACCTCGTGGCCCGGCTCGTGGTGCAGGCCCTCGCCGACGCCGCGGCACGCGCGAAGGCCCGCACTCTCAGTCTCGGCGCCGGAACCGAGGACGATCTGCTGCAGTCGCTGCTGGGATACACGCCGCTCAGCGCCCGCGCGACGGTCCTGCCGTTCGTCGCTGAGCTGCTGACCAGGCATCCCGACGTCGGCGAGTGGCTGATCGGCCGCCTGCGGGTGGCGGTGACCCGGCCGGCCTACCAGCCGCGTTCCTATCAGCCGATCGAGAAGCGCGTCGACTATTGGATGTCGACGTACTCGTTCAACCTGGCCCTGCTGGTCCTGGCCGCCGGGCACGAGGTGCGGGCCTCCGAGCTCTTCCGGTACGCGAAGAGGCCGGCGACGTGGCTGCGGGACACCGCGCTGCAGTGGCGTGCCGCGGTACCGGCCAACATGTTCCTGGAGGCCATGAAGTCGGTCGGCGTCATCCGGACCTGGACTGGCGACGGCCGCCGGGACCTGGTCCTGACCGGCACGCCGCACGAGGTGGCGCCGCCGGTCGAAATTCTCTGGTCGCAGGACTACGGGATGGTCCGGGACTCCGGCGTCACCCGCCACGACCTGCCGCTGAAGGACGCCCTCACGTCGATGGATCTGAGCGGCGCGCTCAGCGACGACCTGCTGCGGCACGCGCTGCAGCCACTGCTGGACCGCATGCCGGAGGCCGTGGAGTGGGTCGTGACGGACGCGGAGGGACGGTCGGTGTCGATGGCACACCTCCTGATCGAGGTCCTGCTCGCGTCGGCCATGGAGAAGGACCCCGACGCGCTGCGGTCGATCCGCGAACGTGCCCTGACCCTGGCCCGCTCGGCGGAGTTCGGGTTCCTCGCCGACCATCTGCGGGGCCCTGAGGAGTAG
- a CDS encoding M28 family metallopeptidase: MKLRIFAAAATATALVIVPGTAATAGGHGHGHYDPCARQANDTYAELLKCVTLKGVLGHLQKFQKIADKNDDAYYPGSRAAGTEGYAESVKYVSGLLRKAGYKVTLDPFEFQFVFPALLQQLTPVNAEYETGAFTNSPPGDVTGPVVPVDINLTGDRATTSGCSADDFTGLDFSGPNDIALIQRGGTLPDGTTSCSFVIKAQNAEAAGAEAVILFNQGNDPTREGLIVGTLGDNPPVTIPVVGASFADGSALAQAGSTAHVRVLPSETRTDVNVIAELPGRNRNNVVMAGAHLDSVGDGPGINDNGSGSAAILETALQMAKIRPQNTVRFAWWGAEEEGLIGSTAYVADLPQAERDRIALYLNYDMVGSPNYIFQVYDADESSFPAPVVVPPGSTAIEDLYESYYTWKNKPYDDAEFSGRSDYQAFIEAGIPSGGLFTGAEVVKTEEQQAIWGGVAGESFDQCYHQACDTIGNLDLGALEVNSDLIAFAQLTFAYSTESVNGVPGKKVPGKPIRLPAPAGPQGTFSTDGGDGPHHPED, translated from the coding sequence ATGAAGCTGAGGATCTTCGCGGCGGCGGCGACCGCCACCGCCCTGGTCATCGTCCCCGGTACCGCAGCCACCGCAGGCGGGCACGGTCACGGTCACTACGACCCATGTGCGCGACAGGCCAACGACACCTACGCCGAACTGCTCAAGTGCGTGACGCTCAAGGGCGTTCTCGGTCACCTGCAGAAATTCCAGAAGATCGCCGACAAGAACGACGACGCCTACTACCCGGGCTCCCGGGCGGCCGGCACCGAGGGGTACGCGGAGAGCGTCAAGTACGTCTCCGGGCTGCTCCGCAAGGCCGGTTACAAGGTCACCCTCGACCCCTTCGAGTTCCAGTTCGTCTTCCCGGCCCTGCTCCAGCAGCTCACCCCGGTGAACGCGGAGTACGAGACCGGCGCCTTCACCAACAGCCCGCCCGGCGACGTGACCGGCCCGGTCGTCCCGGTCGACATCAACCTGACCGGCGACCGCGCCACCACGAGCGGCTGCTCCGCCGACGACTTCACCGGCCTGGACTTCAGCGGGCCGAACGACATCGCGCTGATCCAGCGCGGCGGCACCCTGCCGGACGGCACCACCTCGTGCTCCTTCGTGATCAAGGCGCAGAATGCCGAGGCGGCCGGCGCCGAGGCCGTGATCCTCTTCAACCAGGGCAACGACCCGACCCGGGAGGGCCTGATCGTCGGCACGCTCGGCGACAACCCGCCGGTCACCATCCCGGTGGTCGGCGCGAGCTTCGCCGACGGCTCGGCGCTGGCGCAGGCCGGCTCGACCGCGCACGTGCGGGTCCTGCCGTCCGAGACCCGCACCGACGTGAACGTCATCGCCGAACTGCCCGGCCGGAACCGGAACAACGTGGTGATGGCCGGCGCCCACCTGGACAGCGTCGGTGACGGCCCCGGCATCAACGACAACGGCTCCGGCTCGGCCGCGATCCTGGAGACCGCGCTGCAGATGGCGAAGATCAGGCCGCAGAACACCGTGCGGTTCGCCTGGTGGGGCGCCGAGGAGGAGGGCCTGATCGGCTCGACCGCGTACGTCGCGGACCTGCCCCAGGCCGAGCGTGACCGGATCGCGCTCTACCTCAACTACGACATGGTCGGCTCGCCGAACTACATCTTCCAGGTCTACGACGCGGACGAGTCGTCGTTCCCGGCCCCGGTCGTGGTGCCGCCCGGCTCGACCGCGATCGAGGACCTCTACGAGTCGTACTACACCTGGAAGAACAAGCCCTACGACGACGCCGAGTTCTCCGGCCGCAGCGACTACCAGGCGTTCATCGAGGCGGGCATCCCGTCCGGCGGGCTGTTCACCGGCGCCGAGGTGGTCAAGACCGAGGAGCAGCAGGCCATCTGGGGCGGTGTCGCCGGCGAGTCCTTCGACCAGTGCTACCACCAGGCCTGCGACACGATCGGCAACCTGGACCTGGGCGCGCTCGAGGTCAACAGCGATCTGATCGCGTTCGCCCAGCTCACGTTCGCCTACTCGACCGAGTCGGTGAACGGCGTACCCGGTAAGAAGGTCCCGGGCAAGCCGATCAGGCTGCCCGCGCCGGCCGGTCCGCAGGGCACGTTCAGCACGGACGGCGGTGACGGTCCCCACCACCCGGAGGACTGA
- a CDS encoding caspase, EACC1-associated type gives MFEKFDAAARRVFLGAQEEAHQRGHNYMGTGHVLLSLVDACEVLREAGVTRQGVLGELPGVKRPARANSSVNTPFSRQAKEICRLAVVESDMAGDDEVRPEHILIALLRQGEGGAIRILDGLGVDRAGLLAKLGRPPAPAAEDLPVVGRDRELQRLTQILVRRGRFSALLTGPAGVGKSELVKGLRHRIDRGQVPQQLRGRKLATIDLRRMDSEAEFDMGPEDVLCVDGAELLVDDKQFHGLFVDITTGTLQAVLMVRDTTARDGLLNDPFLRGRLVPIAVEEPGLAQVLPMLRRAAQGVAAHYDVEVADEALVVAAAHADRYESAFVSPGRALDLLDEAAALARVRADSREPEVSHIADSPVVGPEDVVAVLEMAGIPVPVVDVVPDAAAAGVRVVNRLLPAPAESAAILIGTASYSDARLPDLPSVAGNLADLRDVLSDPKHGAFAPERVHVFADPGWADIPKIAELAAEPLDTLLLYYAGHGFSEDGLYLGLSETTAAHVEVTSLPYAQIRRLIQRSPCRRCVVILDCCYAGTAIEFMAGDEPGGELDIKGAYVLTATARNDKAHAPEGARNSAFTAALLRVLRDGISGGGELIRIEALLPELTRELRAGGFPLPRQRATDTIGDLAIHRNPAA, from the coding sequence ATGTTTGAGAAGTTCGACGCGGCCGCCCGCCGGGTCTTCCTCGGCGCGCAGGAGGAGGCTCACCAGCGGGGCCACAACTACATGGGTACGGGGCATGTCCTGCTCAGCCTGGTCGACGCGTGCGAGGTGCTGCGTGAAGCCGGGGTCACCCGGCAGGGAGTGCTGGGCGAACTTCCCGGCGTCAAGCGGCCGGCGCGAGCGAATTCCAGCGTCAACACCCCGTTCTCGCGACAGGCCAAGGAGATCTGCAGGCTCGCGGTGGTGGAGTCGGATATGGCCGGGGACGACGAGGTCCGTCCCGAGCACATCCTGATCGCCTTGCTCCGGCAGGGCGAGGGCGGAGCGATCAGGATCCTCGACGGGCTGGGTGTGGATCGTGCCGGGCTGCTGGCGAAACTCGGCCGGCCACCCGCGCCTGCCGCCGAGGATCTGCCGGTCGTGGGGCGGGACCGCGAGTTGCAGCGCCTCACCCAGATCCTGGTGCGCCGGGGGAGATTCAGCGCGCTGCTGACCGGTCCCGCGGGTGTGGGCAAGTCTGAGCTGGTCAAGGGCCTGAGACACCGGATCGACAGGGGTCAGGTGCCGCAGCAGTTGCGAGGCCGCAAACTGGCGACGATTGATCTCCGGCGGATGGATTCCGAGGCGGAGTTCGACATGGGTCCGGAGGATGTCCTGTGCGTGGACGGCGCTGAACTCCTCGTCGATGACAAACAGTTCCATGGGCTCTTCGTTGACATCACCACCGGCACCCTCCAAGCGGTCCTGATGGTCCGGGACACCACCGCCAGGGACGGACTGCTGAACGACCCCTTCCTGCGCGGGCGGCTCGTCCCGATCGCCGTCGAGGAGCCCGGTCTGGCACAGGTTCTTCCCATGCTGCGGCGGGCAGCGCAGGGCGTCGCCGCACACTATGACGTCGAGGTCGCCGACGAAGCCCTCGTCGTTGCCGCCGCCCACGCCGACCGCTACGAGTCGGCGTTCGTCTCGCCGGGGCGGGCGCTCGATCTCCTGGACGAGGCCGCCGCGCTGGCGCGGGTCCGCGCGGACAGCCGGGAACCTGAGGTATCGCATATCGCGGATTCCCCGGTGGTGGGGCCCGAGGACGTGGTGGCGGTGCTGGAGATGGCCGGGATTCCGGTGCCGGTCGTCGACGTGGTTCCGGATGCCGCGGCGGCGGGCGTTCGTGTCGTGAACCGGTTGCTGCCCGCTCCCGCCGAGTCGGCGGCCATCCTCATCGGGACGGCTTCCTACAGTGACGCGCGGCTTCCGGATCTACCGTCGGTGGCGGGCAACCTGGCCGACCTGCGGGACGTGCTGAGCGATCCGAAGCACGGGGCGTTCGCTCCTGAACGGGTGCACGTCTTCGCCGATCCGGGGTGGGCGGACATCCCGAAGATCGCTGAGCTGGCCGCCGAGCCGCTGGACACGCTGCTGCTCTACTACGCGGGGCACGGGTTCTCCGAGGACGGGCTCTACCTCGGGCTCAGCGAGACGACAGCGGCGCACGTCGAGGTCACCTCCCTGCCGTACGCGCAGATCCGGCGCCTCATCCAGCGCAGCCCGTGCCGCCGGTGCGTGGTGATCCTGGACTGCTGTTACGCCGGGACCGCCATCGAGTTCATGGCCGGCGACGAGCCCGGCGGCGAACTCGACATCAAGGGGGCCTACGTGCTGACGGCCACCGCGCGTAACGACAAGGCCCACGCGCCCGAGGGCGCCCGCAACTCGGCCTTCACCGCCGCCCTGCTGCGCGTCCTGCGGGACGGGATCAGCGGCGGCGGTGAGCTGATCCGGATCGAGGCGCTGCTCCCGGAACTGACCCGGGAACTGCGGGCGGGCGGGTTCCCGCTGCCCCGGCAGCGGGCCACCGACACGATCGGGGACCTGGCGATCCACCGCAACCCGGCGGCCTGA
- a CDS encoding CBM20 domain-containing protein: MRTKQILALGALAGVLAAPALATPVLAAPEQVEKQAVSAADVVPIAATFNVVAGFTSYGQNVYVVGSIPELGSWDPAKAVPLTTTSSTFPNWTGGVALPANTYAEFQYIVKNPNGTVARWEKGYRQNRSTITPPTGTYITHDTFGGY; this comes from the coding sequence ATGCGTACGAAGCAGATCCTGGCCCTGGGCGCCCTCGCCGGCGTCCTCGCCGCCCCGGCCCTCGCCACCCCGGTTCTGGCCGCGCCGGAGCAGGTGGAGAAGCAGGCGGTGAGCGCCGCCGACGTCGTCCCGATCGCCGCGACGTTCAACGTGGTCGCCGGCTTCACGTCCTACGGCCAGAACGTCTACGTGGTCGGCAGCATCCCCGAGCTCGGCTCGTGGGACCCGGCGAAGGCCGTCCCGCTGACCACGACGAGCAGCACGTTCCCGAACTGGACCGGTGGGGTGGCGCTGCCCGCGAACACCTACGCCGAGTTCCAGTACATCGTGAAGAACCCGAACGGCACCGTCGCCCGCTGGGAGAAGGGCTACCGGCAGAACCGCTCCACGATCACCCCGCCGACCGGCACCTACATCACCCACGACACGTTCGGCGGTTACTGA
- a CDS encoding DUF5947 family protein, with product MPDGPRCGICSAVISSRHRHLLDESRRALVCGCPGCHARPASDDRIRPVPDRYLEFPGEVAAQETWDDLRVPAGLAIVTRVGQGLVVCGPGPGGAVESELPGAVWDRLVARHPAFAALSPGVEALVVRRAGCFLVPIDACYELAALLRSSWRGFDGGQGARGSLTMFFARLQARCR from the coding sequence GTGCCGGACGGTCCGCGGTGCGGCATCTGCTCGGCGGTGATCAGCTCGCGGCACCGGCATCTGCTGGACGAGTCGCGGCGGGCCCTGGTGTGCGGCTGCCCGGGTTGTCACGCGCGTCCCGCCTCCGATGATCGGATCCGGCCCGTCCCCGATCGTTACCTGGAGTTTCCCGGCGAGGTGGCGGCGCAGGAGACGTGGGACGATCTGCGGGTGCCGGCCGGGTTGGCGATCGTCACCCGGGTCGGGCAGGGTCTGGTCGTGTGCGGGCCGGGGCCCGGCGGCGCTGTCGAGTCGGAACTGCCGGGTGCGGTGTGGGACCGTCTGGTGGCTCGGCATCCGGCGTTCGCGGCGCTGAGTCCCGGGGTGGAGGCGCTGGTGGTGCGGCGCGCGGGTTGCTTCCTGGTGCCGATCGACGCGTGTTACGAACTGGCGGCCCTGCTGCGGAGCAGTTGGCGCGGATTCGACGGGGGTCAGGGGGCGCGGGGCAGCTTGACGATGTTCTTCGCGCGCCTGCAGGCCCGCTGCCGGTAG
- a CDS encoding LamG-like jellyroll fold domain-containing protein, translating into MYRFRPCLLLLSGVLLVMASLAATTAARTGTDRAFWVPAPPPPTMVAHYTFDGAGPEIWADSSGKGHTLTPVTGHATPELAVRDTGRAVRFPGPCRMSPCPRLVLRAATAPDLNPGVRPFRFGAAVRLAPNRTSKGQNILQKGYSTEGSQYKLQVDGRSGHPSCALVSGAAIHLVLARVTVADDRWHTVECRRHDGNLAVYVDRVAQGIVALPADLSVVNSEPLSLGGKSAFGDNDQFHGMLDDVWVAVG; encoded by the coding sequence GTGTACCGCTTCCGCCCCTGCCTTCTCCTGCTGTCCGGGGTACTGCTCGTGATGGCCTCCCTGGCCGCGACCACGGCTGCCCGGACCGGCACCGACCGTGCCTTCTGGGTCCCCGCGCCCCCGCCGCCGACGATGGTGGCCCACTACACGTTCGACGGCGCCGGGCCGGAGATCTGGGCGGACAGCTCCGGCAAGGGTCACACGCTCACCCCGGTCACCGGCCACGCCACCCCGGAGCTGGCCGTCCGCGACACCGGCCGGGCCGTCCGGTTCCCCGGCCCCTGCCGGATGTCGCCCTGCCCCCGCCTGGTGCTGCGGGCCGCCACCGCCCCGGACCTCAATCCCGGCGTCCGGCCGTTCCGGTTCGGCGCGGCGGTGCGGCTCGCCCCGAACCGCACCAGCAAGGGGCAGAACATCCTGCAGAAGGGCTACTCGACCGAGGGCAGCCAGTACAAGCTGCAGGTCGACGGCAGGTCCGGCCACCCCAGCTGCGCGCTGGTCTCCGGCGCCGCGATCCACCTGGTCCTGGCTCGGGTGACGGTTGCCGACGACCGCTGGCACACCGTCGAGTGCCGCCGCCACGACGGGAACCTCGCCGTCTACGTGGACCGGGTCGCGCAGGGCATCGTGGCGCTCCCGGCGGACCTGTCAGTGGTGAACAGCGAGCCGCTGAGCCTCGGCGGCAAGAGCGCGTTCGGCGACAACGACCAGTTTCACGGGATGCTCGACGACGTCTGGGTCGCGGTCGGCTGA